In Chthoniobacterales bacterium, the DNA window AGGCCGGCGCGCTCGCGGCGAAGTTCTTTCCATCGCCCTGGCCGGCGACGGGCAGCACCAGGACACCGGCGCCAAGATGGTGCATGCGGCCGACGAAACGAGCAGCAATATCATTTCCAAAAGCATCAGCATCGGCGAAGGCCGGGCGACTTATCGGGGCCTGGTCCAGATCCCGAAGCACCTCAAAAACTGCAAGAACAACACCGAGTGCGATGCGCTCCTGATCAACGCCACCAGCCGCACCGACACTTATCCCGCGATCACAGTCCGCGGGACCGGCAACTCCGTGCAACACGAAGCCAGCGTCAGCCAGGTGAGCGCGGAGCAGATTTTTTACATGCAACAGCGAGGGCTGACCGAGGCGCAGGCGATGAGCCTGAGCGTGAACGGTTTCGTCAACGACCTGGTGCGTCAGTTTCCGATGGAATACAGCGTTGAGCTCAAGCGCCTGATCGAGCTTGAGATGGAGGGGTCGGTCGGCTAGGGTTCGGCCCCCAAGACAAGGGCAATCGGCGGCGGTCTTCGGGCCGCCGTTTGCGTCTCATTTCGGGAATGACTAACCAGACAGCTCTCCTTGATGAAGTGATGGAACGAGAAACGCCGCAGGAACATTCCGGGCCGGCGATTCTCTCCGGCCCTTCCGATTCCCATGGAACCGGGCTTCCCGCCTGGTTCCGGGATCAACAGCGCGCCGCCTGGACGACATTCGAGTCGCTTCCACTTCCGAACCGGAAAGATCAGCCCTGGCGATTCTCGAGCGTCAATGCGCTCGATCTTTCCCGCTACACAAAGAGCGCCGAATTAACGGAAGCCGAACGCGGCGAGGTGCTCGATCGTTCCGTCGCGCTCGAGGCGGTCTCCGGGCGGCTTATTTTCGCGGATGAACAACTGTTGCGGCGCGATCCGCTTCCCGAAGCGCTTCGAAAACGCGGCGTCCTTCTGATGCCGCTCGAACGGGCCTTGCTCGAGCACGAGGATTTGTTCCGCCGCCATTTCATGGCGCAGCCGGCCACGCTCGGATCGGCGAAATTTGCGGCGTTGCATCAGGCCTGGGTCGCCTCCGGAACGTTTGTCTATGTCCCGCGCGGCATCGAGGTGAAGCTGCCGATTGAAATTTTCCATTGGCTTCATGGGGAGAACGCCAGCGTGTTTCCCCATACGTTGCTGATCGCCGACGAGCTGGCGAAGGTGACAGTGATCGAGCACTTCGGTTCCGTGCATCCGGACCGCGCCGGGTTCGCCTGCGGCGTGAACGATCTGGTCGTCGGGCGCGGCGCGAAACTGAATTACGTCTGCACGCAAAACTGGAACGAGAAAGTCCTCTCGATCCAGATCAACTCAACCTCCGTGGCGCGCGAAGCGTCCGCCTTGAGCCTGAACGTCCATCTCGGCGGCGCTTATTCCCGCTTCGAAAGCCTCAGCCGCCTCATCGGTGAAGGCGCCCGGAGCGATCTTCTCGCGGTGTCCGTGGCCGATAACGGCCAGGAATTCGACGCTCGCACTCTTCAGGACCACATGAGCCCGCACACTACGAGCGATCTTCTTTACAAGAACGCTTTGAACGATCGGGCGCGAAACACCTTCGGCGGCCTGATCCGGGTGGAACCGCACGCTCATTTTACCGACGCCTATCAGACGGTGCGCAATCTTTTGCTGAGTGACGATGCCGAGGCCAACTCGATGCCCGGCCTGGAAATTCTGGCCGACAACGTCAAGTGCAGCCACGGCGCGACCTCGGGCCAGATCAGCGAAAACGAAATGTTTTACCTGCTCTCACGCGGCATCCCGGCGCCGGTCGCGAAACAGCTCCTCGTCTCCGGCTTCCTCAACGAAGTCGTCGATCGCCTCGATCATCCGGCGATCACCAGTCTCGTCCACGAGCTGATCGAGGCGAAATTCGCGCGGCGGTAAGGTCGGCGGAACCTCTTCGCGGTATTTCGGGCGTCAGTAATGGTCGAGTTCAAGGGTCATATTGCAATACAGCGATGCGCCTTCGACGTCAGGATACAATGAGAGAAAGTTGATGTTCATCCGGTTGAGCGATCGTAACGCCATCAATCTCTCTTCGCTGGGGAGCAAAAGTTTGTAGAGCTTCGGTATCCTTTTTTCGCTTCGGATCGCGATTACATAGCGGATGGTCAGGTTATGCTCCATCCGGTCATTGTACACGCACTGGCGAAATGTGCGTAGTCCTGCAAGCAATTGCGAATCGCCGCAAAGATAGAGATCTCGGTTGGCACCCAGATCAGGAATTCCGATGTATGTCCTTGCGTTTCCGGCAACGGAAATCGGTGGCGGGCAGTGAAGGCCGCAGTATTTCTATGACTACGAGATGGCGAATGAATTGGAAGAACGGGTTGTCGCGTTTATCGATTTTGACGCGTGGCGCAATCGCTCGAGGATCGACGTATCACAAAAAGCGGATCATATTCGGGGAAGGCCTGAACCGCGCGTACGAATTGGAAAGAAGAGCAGCGGTCTACCCGCGGATAATTGTAACCGATGAGGTTCGTCAACAACTTGAGGAGGCCGGTGCCGAGATCCCGATCAACATCAGTTTCCTTTCAATGGTCGTCCGCGACTACGACGGGCTTTGGCTCATCGATCCCTTCGCTCGTCCTCGTTCTTGGGAGGCATACCGGGACGGAGAGGATTGTAGAAAGAAGGCAGTTGAAGGTTTGGAGCGACTCAGAAGCCAGATTTTCACCGGCTTGTGGCGTGTCCAGACTGATCAGCCTACGAAGCTCGATCGTATTGCGAAGCACCGCTGGCTCAACGCTTCAATTTGGCCTTGGAAGCCGAGCGTTACGAGACCGGTGTTTCTCCCATCAGCCTATAATGATCCGCAGAGCAAAGCGACGATTTCGCCAGTTCTATAAACGAAACTATGCTGCCCCACATTGCGTGGGCTGATCTTCTGATTACCGCTTCGATTTGCGTGGCGCGGCATGCGCGCTCTTTGTCCCGTCGGCCTTTTCGCGAATGACAACGTGACTGTGATCCTTGCGAGTGCCGCCGCCCGCCGTCGTCAGATGGTGTGTTTCTTTTATGTCACCAACTTGCTTAATCTTCGTCGTGGACTCCGAGCCGTCATCGTTCTTTTGCCATCTCTTGTCGGGCATTAAAAACCTCTATGGGTACTTCGTCTCCAAAAGTCTATGCGGTTGTCAGCGCCGGCGGTCGAACGGAGAATTATCCATGAACTTCTCACAAAATTTTGCACCCCCTCGACAACCATTGGCGAAAGTCTTATCCTGGACCTGTGAGCCGGACGTTGGCTGATCTATCGGAAGAGGCGCTCAAGTTGCCGCAGAAAGAGCAACTAAGACTTGCGCGGGCGATTCTCGAAAACAATGAGGCGCGCGGAGGCGGAGATGTCGATGCGGCGTGGGAGGCTGAGATCGAGCGTCGGATTCAGATGATCGATAGTGGTGTCGCACAAGGCCGGCCGTTCGCCGACGTGTTGCGCGATATTGATCGTCAGCTCCGTCGATGAACCTGATTACGCTTGGCGAAGCCGAGCGGGAATTTGCTGAATCGGTTGCCTATTACGAATCGCAGGAGCCCGGCCTTGGTTCCCGGTTTCGTGATGAACTCGCCGCCGCCATGGGTCGAATTGCCCAAAACCTGAATTGCCACGGCTGAGGCCGAAAGGATATCGCCGACTAAACCTGCGCGTGTTTCCGCACTACGTCGCTTATGTCATCCGGGAACAGACAATCTGGATTGTCGCAATCGCACACGGCTTTCGCCGGCCAGAGTTTTGGATCGACCGAGTCTAGCCTAGTGCGGTCGACCCGGCGCGCGCGTCAATAAAGCTTCGCGATCGCGGTCGCTTCGTCCCGAATGCGCGTCGCCAGCTCCG includes these proteins:
- the sufD gene encoding Fe-S cluster assembly protein SufD, producing the protein MTNQTALLDEVMERETPQEHSGPAILSGPSDSHGTGLPAWFRDQQRAAWTTFESLPLPNRKDQPWRFSSVNALDLSRYTKSAELTEAERGEVLDRSVALEAVSGRLIFADEQLLRRDPLPEALRKRGVLLMPLERALLEHEDLFRRHFMAQPATLGSAKFAALHQAWVASGTFVYVPRGIEVKLPIEIFHWLHGENASVFPHTLLIADELAKVTVIEHFGSVHPDRAGFACGVNDLVVGRGAKLNYVCTQNWNEKVLSIQINSTSVAREASALSLNVHLGGAYSRFESLSRLIGEGARSDLLAVSVADNGQEFDARTLQDHMSPHTTSDLLYKNALNDRARNTFGGLIRVEPHAHFTDAYQTVRNLLLSDDAEANSMPGLEILADNVKCSHGATSGQISENEMFYLLSRGIPAPVAKQLLVSGFLNEVVDRLDHPAITSLVHELIEAKFARR
- a CDS encoding addiction module protein: MSRTLADLSEEALKLPQKEQLRLARAILENNEARGGGDVDAAWEAEIERRIQMIDSGVAQGRPFADVLRDIDRQLRR